In Lepisosteus oculatus isolate fLepOcu1 chromosome 17, fLepOcu1.hap2, whole genome shotgun sequence, a genomic segment contains:
- the gemin6 gene encoding gem-associated protein 6 yields MNEWCKKKPLEWYEYLNKEVKVKVVEKQEYRGWVFTVDPVSGNVVLMNFEEDGKTSIVAVMGHAVEAVEVLRDGDDAVAERLRSVLMPARRQAYSGEELATRKASLRAWLEKNWVPVTEEGLEGGKLCVAGVLTIDPPYGPEDCSSTNEIILSRVQSLIESNPGCC; encoded by the exons ATGAACGAGTGGTGTAAGAAGAAGCCCCTGGAGTGGTACGAGTATTTAAACAAGGAGGTGAAAGTTAAAGTTGTTGAAAAACAGGAATATCGAGGCTGGGTTTTTACTGTGGATCCCGTGTCTGGCAA TGTTGTGCTGATGAATTTCGAGGAGGACGGGAAGACCTCGATCGTGGCGGTGATGGGCCACGCCGTGGAGGCGGTGGAGGTCCTGCGAGACGGGGACGACGCGGTGGCCGAGCGGCTGCGCTCCGTGTTAATGCCCGCGAGGCGGCAGGCCTACAGCGGCGAGGAGCTGGCGACGAGGAAAGCCAGCCTGCGGGCGTGGCTGGAGAAGAACTGGGTGCCAGTGacagaggaagggctggagggCGGGAAACTGTGCGTAGCTGGGGTGTTAACCATAGACCCTCCTTACGGGCCGGAGGACTGCAGCAGCAccaatgaaattattttatccAGGGTGCAGAGCCTCATAGAGAGCAACCCAGGCTGCTGTTAG
- the morn2 gene encoding MORN repeat-containing protein 2: MQNQNSEHKETGVLTVSYVFPNGDKYDGECCKTSEGVVMRSGIGKHTAANGVIYTGQWKDDEMNGKGKLEHPSGAFYEGEFKNNMFHGRGTYTFQNGTKYTGTFDENKLEGEGQFTDSRGLVWMGNFHYKAAPGLKLKLDTLS, from the exons ATGCAAAACCAAAACTCGGAACACAAAG AAACTGGAGTGTTGACTGTCTCCTACGTTTTTCCAAATGGAGACAAATACG ATGGCGAGTGCTGTAAAACCTCAGAAGGCGTTGTGATGAGAAGTGGTATTGGCAAGCACACAGCAGCAAATGGAGTGATTTATACAGGACAGTGGAAAGATGATGAG ATGAATGGCAAGGGGAAGCTGGAGCATCCCTCAGGAGCTTTTTATGAAGGggaatttaaaaacaacatgTTCCACGGAAGAGGAACTTACACTTTCCAGAATGGAACAAAATACACAGGGACCTTTGATGAGAATAA GTTAGAAGGTGAAGGACAGTTTACAGATTCTCGAGGACTTGTGTGGATGGGAAACTTCCATTACAAAGCAGCCCCTGGCTTGAAGCTGAAACTGGATACACTTTCTTAA
- the dhx57 gene encoding putative ATP-dependent RNA helicase DHX57 — translation MSGRRKGKPNRGGGRFNKSGGGGARGGGGTRKGADSAWDDGDDFVLFSGPSRPARGRAGGGRGGGGGRGGGGGGRGGGSGRGGGGGRGGSSGRGGGGASGSSFGRGRANRRSVPDQPRPRPEVGSRPRAKPDLPQMPMQTIHMTSENQARVKELLRELQSQDFEEPDVDSETEEEEEEEYDDLDYREEGQFWSTTDDPVGSSQEISLFEPDSEEELQVAEAPVSLFAIGRLCRYGFDRGRSRLTLEACGGEVGASLELLLGQVTTEKYGEGARGAKGAGGVSAEDCLAQRREEALALASIFGERFTERIRDRVWTVALEPYFLAWAGGDCPDQTSAKASGPVLLKDVCRFFLKGAGCRFGHKCRFKHQLPTEPGGAKKPVGPSQPGIDSYSPPEYELEIRFPAGHLYPFQAPVVAFSTNDEKVSPAGRLHVSEYLFGEALVAAESGEPVVYTLVTCCEDEAKMKELLANSHHKYSAPSPVVSAAPPAKSRSARSSAPSLDLLANSISKHLEMKDPDPEKEHVELELEEEGEEEETPVVPVENDSYVNFRKLARRHEWKPESTQQENAKLCRQFRSKQNSRRFLSMLQQRQKLPAWQERENILHLLNECQVLVVSGMTGCGKTTQIPQFILDASLKGPAGKVANIICTQPRRISAISVAERVAQERAERLGLTVGYQIRLESVKSSATRLLYCTTGVLLRRLEGEADLRGVTHVIVDEVHERTEESDFLLLVLKDLMIQRPDLKIILMSATLNAELFSQYFYNCPTINIPGRTFPVDQFFLEDAIAKTRFVLEDGSPYARSGKQAGQPGRGSSRRQPVEQPEEDTWSFTHFQKPDFVKDSIPDQQLTLQQLSVRFKDVQKSVLKTIVSMDLDKINMDLIESILEWIVDGKHNYPPGAVLVFLPGLAEIKMLYEQLQSNRLFNNRNKKRCVVYPLHSSLSNEEQQAVFNRPQEGVTKIIISTNIAETSVTIDDIVYVVDSGKMKEKRYDASKSMESLEDSWVSRANALQRKGRAGRVASGVCFHLFTSHCFHHQLAEQQLPEIQRVPLEQLCLRIKILDLFAERMLESVFSQLIEPPAAGSLEAAKQRLQDLGALTLDEKLTPLGYHLACLPVDVRIGKLMLFGAIFRCLDPALTIAASLAFKSPFVSPWDKREEANVKKLEFALANSDHLALLQAYKGWQSAAKNGMQAGFQYCRENFLSGRVLQEIASLKRQFAELLSDIGFVKEGLNARVIERMCSKGVDGILEATGFEANLNSDNIKLMSAMLCAALYPNVVQVRAPQGKYKLTSKGAMKMQPKADELRFMTKNDGCVHVHPSSVNYQVRHYDSPYLVYHEKVKTSRVFIRDCSMVSVYPLVLFGGGQVNVELQRGEFVISLDDGWIRFAAASHMVAELVKELRWELDQLLEDKIKNPSMDLCSCPRGSRIIAMIVKLISTQ, via the exons ATGAGCGGCAGGAGGAAGGGGAAACCGAACCGTGGAGGGGGGCGGTTCAACAAGTCCGGCGGCGGGGGCGCCCGGGGCGGCGGGGGCACCAGGAAGGGGGCGGACAGCGCCTGGGATGACGGAGATGACTTCGTCCTTTTTTCTGGACCAAGCCGCCCAGCAAG AGGCAGGGCTGGCGGTGGTCGAGGAGGCGGCGGTGGTCGaggaggcggcggcggtggtCGAGGAGGCGGCAGTGGTCGAGGAGGTGGTGGTGGTCGGGGTGGGAGCAGTGGtcggggtgggggtggggccAGTGGCAGTAGCTTTGGCAGGGGCAGGGCAAACAGGAGGTCCGTGCCAGACCAGCCCAGACCTAGACCCGAAGTCGGCAGCAGGCCCAGAGCAAAGCCTGATCTGCCCCAGATGCCCATGCAGACGATTCACATGACCTCGGAGAACCAGGCCAGGGTGAAAGAGCTGCTGCGCGAACTGCAGTCACAAGACTTTGAAGAGCCTGACGT AGACTCAGAgactgaggaggaggaggaggaggagtatGATGATCTGGACTATCGTGAGGAAGGTCAGTTCTGGAGCACCACAGATGATCCCGTAGGGTCTTCACAGGAGATCTCCTTGTTTGAGCCCGACTCTGAGGAAGAACTCCAGGTGGCTgaagctccagtctctctgtTTGCCATTGGAAGGCtgtgcag GTATGGGTTCGACCGCGGACGCAGCAGGCTGACCTTGGAGGCGTGCGGAGGGGAGGTCGGGGCCTCCCTGGAGCTCCTGCTGGGGCAGGTGACCACGGAGAAATACGGGGAGGGAGCCAGAGGCGCGAAGGGGGCCGGGGGCGTCTCGGCGGAGGACTGCCTGGCGCAGCGGCGGGAGGAGGCCCTGGCCCTGGCCTCCATATTCGGCGAGCGGTTCACCGAGAGGATCCGCGACAGGGTCTGGACGGTGGCCCTGGAGCCTTACTTCCTCGCGTGGGCCGGCGGCGACTGCCCGGACCAGACGTCGGCCAAAGCCAGCGGCCCGGTCCTGCTGAAGGACGTGTGCCGCTTCTTCCTGAAAGGGGCGGGGTGCCGCTTCGGCCACAAGTGCCGATTTAAGCACCAGCTTCCGACGGAGCCCGGCGGCGCCAAGAAGCCAGTGGGCCCAAGCCAGCCGGGCATCGACAGCTACTCTCCCCCCGAGTACGAACTTGAGATACGCTTCCCCGCGGGCCACCTCTATCCTTTCCAGGCTCCGGTCGTGGCCTTCAGCACGAACGACGAGAAAGTGTCACCCGCAGGCCGCCTGCATGTGTCCGAGTACCTCTTTGGGGAGGCGCTGGTGGCGGCGGAGAGCGGGGAGCCTGTGGTGTACACCCTGGTGACCTGCTGCGAGGACGAGGCCAAGATGAAGGAGCTGCTCGCCAACAGCCACCACAAGTACAGCGCGCCCTCTCCCGTAGTGTCTGCGGCTCCTCCCGCCAAAAGCAGAAGTGCCAGGAGCTCTGCGCCCAGCCTGGACCTGCTCGCCAACAGCATCAGCAAGCACTTGGAAA TGAAGGACCCGGACCCCGAGAAGGAGCACGTGGAGctggagctggaggaggagggggaggaggaggagacccCGGTGGTCCCGGTGGAGAACGACAGCTATGTCAACTTCAGGAAGCTCGCCAGGAGGCACGAGTGGAAACCCGAGTCCACGCAGCAGGAAAACGCCAAGCTCTGCAGGCAGTTCAGGAGCAAGCAG AACTCCAGGCGCTTTCTCTCCATGTTACAGCAGAGGCAGAAGCTTCCAGCCTGGCAggagagagaaaacatcttacaTCTTCTGAATGAATGTCAAGTGCTGGTTGTGAGTGGGATGACTGG ATGTGGGAAAACGACTCAGATTCCTCAGTTCATCCTGGATGCATCTCTGAAAGGCCCCGCCGGCAAAGTAGCCAACATCATCTGTACCCAGCCCCGCCGCATCTCCGCGATCTCGGTCGCCGAGCGGGTGGCCCAGGAGAGGGCAGAGAGGCTGGGACTCACCGTGGGCTACCAGATCCGACTGGAGAGCGTCAAG TCCTCGGCCACCAGGCTGCTGTACTGCACGACGGGGGTCCTGCTGAGGAGGCTGGAGGGGGAGGCCGACCTGCGGGGCGTCACTCACGTCATCGTGGACGAGGTGCACGAGCGCACGGAGGAGAG CGACTTCCTCCTGCTCGTCTTGAAAGACCTGATGATCCAGCGGCCGGACCTGAAGATTATCCTGATGAGCGCCACGCTCAACGCCGAGCTCTTCTCCCAGTACTTCTACAACTGTCCTACCATCAACATTCCAG GACGTACCTTCCCCGTTGACCAGTTTTTCCTGGAAGATGCCATTGCCAAAACAAG GTTCGTCCTGGAGGACGGCAGCCCCTACGCGCGCTCCGGGAAGCAGGCCGGCCAGCCGGGCAGGGGGAGCAGCCGGCGCCAGCCCGTGGAGCAGCCGGAGGAGGACACGTGGTCCTTCACGCACTTCCAGAAGCCGGACTTCGTCAAGGACTCCATTCCCGACCAGCAGCTCACCCTGCAGCAGCTCTCCGTGCGGTTCAAAG atGTTCAGAAGTCTGTTCTTAAAACCATCGTCAGCATGGATCTGGACAAAATTAACATGGATTTGATCGAAAGCATACTTGAATGGATAGTGGATGGAAAGCATAATTATCCACCag GTGCTGTCCTTGTATTTCTACCAGGACTGGCAGAAATTAAGATGCTGTACGAACAACTGCAGTCCAACCGCCTTTTTAATAATAGGAATAAGAagag GTGCGTTGTATACCCACTCCACTCCTCTCTTTCCAACGAAGAGCAACAGGCCGTCTTTAACCGGCCCCAGGAGGGCGTGACCAAGATCATCATCTCCACCAACATCGCGGAGACTTCCGTCACCATCGACGACATTGTCTACGTGGTGGATTCGGGGAAGATGAAGGAGAAGAG GTACGACGCCAGCAAGAGCATGGAGAGCCTGGAGGACTCGTGGGTGTCGCGGGCGAACGCCCTGCAGCGGAAAGGGAGGGCGGGGCGCGTGGCGTCGGGGGTGTGCTTCCACCTCTTCACCAGCCACTGCTTCCACCACCAGCTGGCCGAGCAGCAGCTGCCGGAGATCCAGAGGGTGCCTCTGGAGCAGCTGTGCCTCAG GATCAAAATTCTGGACTTGTTCGCGGAGCGCATGCTGGAGTCGGTCTTCTCCCAGCTGATCGAACCCCCGGCGGCCGGCAGCCTCGAAGCGGCTAAGCAGCGGCTCCAGGACTTGGGGGCCCTGACCCTGGATGAGAAGCTGACACCCCTGGGGTACCATCTGGCCTGCCTGCCTGTGGATGTCAGGATCGGGAAACTGATGCTGTTCGGTGCAATATTCCGCTGCCTGGACCCAGCGCTGACCATCGCTGCCAGCCTGGCCTTCAAATCCCCTTTC GTCTCTCCCTGGGATAAACGGGAGGAAGCCAATGTGAAGAAGCTGGAGTTCGCCTTAGCCAACAGTGACCATCTGGCTCTTTTGCAGGCGTACAAG gGATGGCAGTCAGCTGCAAAAAATGGCATGCAGGCTGGTTTCCAGTACTGCAGGGAGAACTTCCTCTCTGGACGTGTTCTGCAA GAGATTGCTAGTCTTAAGAGACAGTTTGCTGAACTGCTGTCAGATATCGGGTTTGTGAAAGAGGGCCTGAATGCCAGGGTGATTGAGAGGATGTGTTCCAAAGGAGTAGATGGTATTTTGGAAGCCACTGGCTTTGAG GCCAACCTGAATTCTGATAACATCAAGCTGATGTCAGCTATGCTCTGTGCTGCCCTTTATCCCAACGTGGTCCAG gtcagAGCTCCTCAAGGGAAGTACAAGCTGACCAGCAAAGGTGCCATGAAGATGCAGCCCAAAGCCGACGAGCTGAGGTTCATGACAAAGAACGACGGCTGTGTTCACGTTCACCCCTCCTCCGTCAACTACCAG GTGCGGCACTACGACAGCCCCTACCTGGTGTACCACGAGAAGGTGAAGACGAGCCGCGTGTTCATCCGGGACTGCAGCATGGTGTCCGTCTACCCGCTGGTGCTGTTTGGGGGCGGGCAGGTCAACGTGGAGCTGCAGAGGGGGGAGTTCGTCATCTCCCTGGACGACGGCTGGATCCGCTTTGCTGCTGCTTCACACATG GTTGCCGAACTAGTGAAAGAACTTCGCTGGGAACTGGATCAGCTCTTAGAGGATAAAATCAAGAACCCCAGCATGGACCTGTGCAGCTGTCCCCGCGGCTCCAGGATCATCGCCATGATCGTGAAGCTCATCTCCACCCAGTAA